AATCCTCTGACTATAGCGTGGAAAGAAGTAACGATAAAAGCGACCTTTCAAAATCTGAAAATAAGACGAATTCCTCTCAGCCGATGGAAATTACAGATATATTCCATGCTGATCCACAGAACCCTATGAGTCTACACAGCGACAataacatcaataatgatGGTAATGAGATGGAACTCACGCAAATACAGACAAACTTTGACCGCGACAATCACCACATTGACGAATCTCCCAGCGAAAAGCATGCGTTTTCTTCTAATAAGAGGCGCAAATTGGATACTGTCTCTGATTATGCTGCATCGGTTACGACACCAGTCAAAGAGGCAAAGGATACTAGTGGAGAGGACAATGATGGTGATTTAGAGATGATGGAGAAAATGTCACCCATTACATTTAGCGATGTTGATAATAAGATTGGGACGAGATCCAATGATGTGTTCACTATTGAACCCGGTACTGAGGATACTGGCATGCAAACCGCGAcagacgatgaagaagatgggGAAAATGTCGATGATAACGGGAACAAAATAGTTGAGAAAACAAGACTCCCCGAAATAGACAAGGAAGGGCAGTCTGGTATAGCCCTGCCTACTCAAGACTACACTTTGCGGGAATTTATAAATGAAGTGGGGGTAGGGTTTTTAGATACCAAACTGATAGATGATCTCGACAAGAAGGTCAATTTCCCGCTTAACAGCTTTAATTTTGTGGAGAATCAAAGGATAGATAACGTATTTTCTGCCTTCTATATCGATATACCCATTTTAGAAGTGGAAGCATTCAGATGCAAGGAGCTTTGGAGAAGTATTAATGAATCCAAGGATAAATTCAAGGACTTTGAGGCCCAAATTGATAAATCCCATCCCCCTCTTCTGCTCCAGGAGTATTTTTCCTCGGATGAGAAAATGAAGCAATTGATGAGGGACCAGCTACAGTTGGTCAAAGGATATTCGAAATTGGAGGCAGCAATGGAATGGTATGAATGGAGGAAAAAGCAACTAAATGGTCTGGAATTAATTTTGgcagaaaatttgaatacCTTGAAAAGGGAGTACGAAAAATTAAacgaagaagttgaaaaagttaaCAGCATCAGAGGCAAAATACGAAAACTTAATGAAGCAATAAAGGAAGAGATAAGGTCCCTAAAAAACTTACCATCCGATTCTTATAAGCCTACTTTAATGAatagaataaaaattgaGGCTTTCAAACAAGAGTTAATGGAACATTCCATATCGTTGAGTTCTTCCAATGATTTTACCCAAGAAATGCGTTCACTTAAATTAGCtattgcaaaaaaatctaatgATATACTAACTTTAAGAAGTGAAGTCGCCTCTATagacaagaaaattgaaaaacgaAAACTGTTCACACGGTTTGACTTGCCAAAATTACGAGATActctcaaaattttggagTCATTAACGGGGGTACGCTTTCTGAAATTCTCAAAGGCAACACTTTCAATTGCATTTCTTCAACTGGATGATTTGAGAGTGGATATTAATCTAGCaaactttaaaaataatCCGTTAAGTTCTATGAAAGTTATGAATGACAGCAATAATGACGATATGAGTTACCACTTATTCACAATGTTGTTGAAGAATGTTGAAGCCGAACATCAAGATAGCATGCTTTCgaaccttttttttgctatGAAAAAGTGGAGACCATTATTGAAGTATATAAAATTACTAAAGCTCTTGTTTCCGGTGAAAATTACTCAAACtgaggaagaggaagcgCTTTTGCAGTTCAAGGATTATGATAGAAGAAACAAGACTGCATTTTTTTACGTTATATCCCTTGTCTCATTTGCTCAGGGCGTATTCTCGGAAAATGGGCAAATTCCAATGAAAGTTCACATAAGTACTCAACAAGATTACTCACCGTCACGGGAAGTCCTCTCTGACAGGATAACCCACAAGATCAGTGGAGTTCTTCCTTCATTTACGAAAAGTAGAATACATTTAGAGTTTACGTAAAGTGTTTATAATAGGACAACGATGACTAGTAATATCtcatcacttttttttagtttttgaCGAAAGATTTTTAACTGCCCCGCCGGCAGGAAAGTTCAAacaatttgaagaaaagctcgaaaaaattttggacaaaaacaacaatCACATCACCATTggaaagataaaaaattagaaagaATTAACTCGTTTGTTGTTTCCTGTTACCTATCACAATTATTATTGCTTTTTAGAACCACAAGCAAAGGAGAAGCAGTAGCCACCTTATGTTTAATAAAAGTGTAAATAGTGGTTTCACCTTTGGAAACCAAAACACATCCACACCGACATCCACTCCGGCACAGCCTTCCAGTTCCCTTCAATTCCCTCAAAAATCTACTGGGTTATTTGGGAACGTTAATGTTAATGCGAATACTTCAACACCTAGCCCATCTGGTGGATTATTCAATGCCAATTCAAACGCTAATTCTATAAGTCAACAACCCGCCAATAATTCATTATTTGGAAATAAACCAGCACAACCATCAGGTGGCTTATTTGGCGCTACAAACAATACTACTTCTAAAAGTGCCGGAAGCTTATTCGGAAATAATAATGCCACAGCAAATTCTACGGGCTCTACAGGTTTATTCAGTGGTAGCAATAATATAGCCTCTAGTACCCAAAATGGTGGTTTGTTTGGTAAtagcaacaataacaatataaCTTCTACCACGCAAAATGGTGGTCTGTTCGGTAAGCCTACTACAACCCCTGCTGGTGCTGGCGGCCTGTTTGGAAATTCCTCATCGACAAACTCAACGACAGGATTATTTGGATCAAATAATACACAAAGTTCTACAGGTATTTTTGGTCAAAAGCCGGGAGCTTCAACAACTGGGGGATTGTTTGGAAATAATGGTGCTTCATTCCCAAGATCCGGTGAAACTACTGGAACCATGTCAACCAACCCATATGGAATTAACATAAGTAATGTTCCTATGGCAGTGGCTGACATGCCAAGATCTATTACGTCTTCTCTATCAGATGTGAATGGCAAGTCAGATGCGGAACCCAAACCAATTGAAAATAGAAGAACATAttcgttttcttcctcagtTTCAGGGAACGCTCCTTTACCACTCGCCTCACAGTCAAGTTTAGTGAGTAGACTAAGCACGAGACTGAAAGCCACTCAGAAAAGCACGTCACCgaatgaaatattttcacCGTCTTACAGTAAACCGTGGCTGAATGGAGCAGGTTCAGCTCCCTTAGTAGatgactttttttcttcaaagatgACTTCTTTG
This sequence is a window from Saccharomyces cerevisiae S288C chromosome VII, complete sequence. Protein-coding genes within it:
- the SPC105 gene encoding kinetochore-microtubule binding complex subunit SPC105 (Subunit of a kinetochore-microtubule binding complex; complex bridges centromeric heterochromatin and kinetochore MAPs and motors; required for sister chromatid bi-orientation and kinetochore binding of SAC components; complex also includes Kre28p; modified by sumoylation), which produces MNVDERSRIGGREKDAGPGKGILKQNQSSQMTSSFLENPGVRIPTRIITKKEVLDGSNTTSRINTSNLQSMVKRRVSFAPDVTLHSFTFVPEQNNEIKEPRRRKTSTNSPTKISSQEEPLVTSTQIDDARTEEKTAAEEDPDTSGMELTEPIVATPDSNKASQHDPTSMEMTEVFPRSIRQKNPDVEGESIESSQQIDDVEAVREETMELTAIHNVHDYDSISKDTVEGEPIDLTEYESKPYVPNSVSRSTGKSSDYSVERSNDKSDLSKSENKTNSSQPMEITDIFHADPQNPMSLHSDNNINNDGNEMELTQIQTNFDRDNHHIDESPSEKHAFSSNKRRKLDTVSDYAASVTTPVKEAKDTSGEDNDGDLEMMEKMSPITFSDVDNKIGTRSNDVFTIEPGTEDTGMQTATDDEEDGENVDDNGNKIVEKTRLPEIDKEGQSGIALPTQDYTLREFINEVGVGFLDTKLIDDLDKKVNFPLNSFNFVENQRIDNVFSAFYIDIPILEVEAFRCKELWRSINESKDKFKDFEAQIDKSHPPLLLQEYFSSDEKMKQLMRDQLQLVKGYSKLEAAMEWYEWRKKQLNGLELILAENLNTLKREYEKLNEEVEKVNSIRGKIRKLNEAIKEEIRSLKNLPSDSYKPTLMNRIKIEAFKQELMEHSISLSSSNDFTQEMRSLKLAIAKKSNDILTLRSEVASIDKKIEKRKLFTRFDLPKLRDTLKILESLTGVRFLKFSKATLSIAFLQLDDLRVDINLANFKNNPLSSMKVMNDSNNDDMSYHLFTMLLKNVEAEHQDSMLSNLFFAMKKWRPLLKYIKLLKLLFPVKITQTEEEEALLQFKDYDRRNKTAFFYVISLVSFAQGVFSENGQIPMKVHISTQQDYSPSREVLSDRITHKISGVLPSFTKSRIHLEFT